From one Lentimicrobiaceae bacterium genomic stretch:
- a CDS encoding acyl-CoA carboxylase subunit beta, with protein sequence MAIEDKIQELLNKREQAKLGGGQKRIDSQHKKGKFTARERIDLLLDEGSFEEFDMFVTHNCHDFGLEKESYLSDGVVTGYGTIDGRIVYVFSQDFTVFGGSLSEAYAQKICKVLDKAMKVGAPIIGINDSGGARIQEGVKSLGGYADIFQRNILASGVVPQISAIFGPCAGGAVYSPALTDFIVMSKKTSYMFVTGPKVVKTVTGEIVTDEDLGGAMVHGAKSGVTHFVADDEKEGILLIRKLLTYLPQNNLEDPPLSPCDDPIDRLEDSLNYFIPENPNKPYDVKDVIHAIADYSEFMEVQRHYAPNIVIGFAKFNGLPVGIVANQPNYLAGVLDINASRKGARFVRFCDAFNIPLVTLVDVPGFLPGTAQEYGGIIIHGAKLLYAYGEATVPKVTVILRKAYGGAYDVMSSKHLRGDINYAWPTAEIAVMGPKGAIEILQSKKINELEDAAAKDEFIRKAEQEYKNKFANPYNAAKYGYIDDVIEPRNTRFRIIRALQALATKKVLNPPKKHDNLPL encoded by the coding sequence ATGGCAATAGAAGATAAAATACAAGAACTTCTGAACAAGAGAGAACAGGCAAAACTTGGAGGAGGTCAAAAACGAATTGATTCGCAGCACAAAAAAGGAAAATTTACCGCACGCGAACGCATTGATTTATTATTGGATGAAGGTAGTTTTGAGGAATTCGACATGTTTGTAACCCACAATTGCCACGACTTTGGTCTGGAAAAAGAATCCTACCTTTCCGATGGTGTGGTTACCGGTTACGGAACTATTGACGGAAGAATAGTTTATGTGTTTTCGCAGGATTTTACTGTTTTCGGCGGTTCGCTTTCGGAAGCCTATGCCCAAAAAATTTGCAAGGTTCTCGATAAAGCAATGAAAGTGGGTGCACCTATCATCGGTATCAACGACAGCGGTGGTGCCCGCATACAGGAAGGGGTGAAAAGTTTGGGTGGCTATGCCGATATTTTTCAGCGCAATATTCTTGCTTCAGGGGTAGTTCCGCAAATTTCTGCCATTTTTGGACCTTGTGCCGGTGGTGCAGTGTATTCGCCTGCCCTTACCGACTTTATTGTGATGAGCAAGAAAACCAGTTATATGTTTGTAACAGGTCCTAAGGTAGTAAAAACCGTTACTGGTGAAATAGTTACTGATGAAGATCTTGGCGGAGCCATGGTGCACGGGGCAAAATCAGGAGTTACCCATTTTGTAGCCGACGATGAAAAAGAAGGAATTCTTCTCATCCGAAAACTTCTCACTTATCTTCCACAAAATAACTTAGAAGACCCCCCCCTGTCGCCCTGCGACGATCCGATTGACCGCCTCGAAGATTCGCTCAATTATTTTATTCCGGAAAACCCCAATAAACCCTACGACGTAAAAGACGTTATTCATGCTATTGCCGATTATAGTGAATTTATGGAGGTACAACGTCATTACGCTCCCAACATTGTTATCGGTTTTGCCAAGTTCAATGGGCTGCCTGTTGGCATTGTGGCTAACCAGCCCAACTACCTCGCCGGCGTACTCGATATTAATGCCAGTCGTAAAGGAGCACGTTTTGTTCGCTTTTGTGATGCTTTTAATATTCCATTGGTTACTCTCGTCGACGTTCCAGGCTTCCTGCCCGGTACTGCACAGGAATATGGCGGAATTATTATTCACGGGGCGAAACTGTTGTATGCTTACGGAGAGGCTACAGTGCCCAAAGTAACTGTTATACTTCGCAAAGCTTATGGCGGAGCTTATGATGTAATGAGTTCAAAGCACCTTCGTGGCGACATTAACTACGCCTGGCCTACTGCCGAAATAGCTGTCATGGGACCAAAAGGTGCAATAGAAATACTACAAAGCAAAAAGATAAATGAACTTGAAGACGCTGCAGCAAAAGACGAATTTATCCGCAAAGCCGAACAGGAATACAAAAACAAATTTGCTAATCCTTATAACGCAGCCAAATACGGATATATTGACGATGTGATAGAACCCCGTAATACCCGTTTTCGTATCATCCGCGCCTTGCAAGCACTGGCTACAAAAAAAGTTTTGAACCCACCCAAAAAACATGATAACTTGCCATTATAG
- a CDS encoding acetyl-CoA carboxylase biotin carboxyl carrier protein subunit has protein sequence MKNFKFKINNKQYDVEIISIDDNLAKVNVNGTTYEVEVDRQLKTTKTPTLVRSVAIPSTDSIPQTARTSSPATAKGGGAIKSPLPGIILEVCIKVGDKVSIGQKIVSLEAMKMENNINSDIDGTVSAIHVQKSDSVLEGDLLIEIAK, from the coding sequence ATGAAAAATTTCAAGTTTAAAATAAATAATAAACAGTACGATGTTGAAATTATCAGCATTGACGATAACCTTGCAAAAGTAAACGTAAACGGAACAACTTACGAAGTGGAAGTTGATCGCCAGTTGAAAACGACAAAAACCCCCACTCTGGTTCGTTCGGTAGCCATTCCGTCAACCGATTCTATTCCGCAAACTGCACGTACCTCGAGCCCTGCTACTGCCAAAGGCGGCGGAGCCATCAAATCACCGCTTCCCGGAATCATACTTGAGGTGTGCATCAAAGTCGGCGACAAGGTTTCTATTGGTCAGAAAATCGTGAGCCTCGAAGCCATGAAAATGGAAAATAATATCAATTCAGATATTGACGGGACGGTTTCCGCTATTCACGTGCAAAAAAGCGACTCAGTACTTGAAGGCGACCTTCTGATAGAAATAGCAAAATAA
- a CDS encoding TerC/Alx family metal homeostasis membrane protein, whose amino-acid sequence MSTQMIFWAAFVILFFIVFFIDMYATGHRKGDLTVGIALRWTALWISIALLYGLAIFLFFPQNSESTVRTGSVMMFKFISGYLTEYSLSVDNLFVFIMIFSLMGVHENNQPKLLKLGILLSIVLRILFILAGMELVQRFSWIIYIFGIILLWTAYKMAFTSGDDHVDPQSNILYKTASKLFPLDPDPHASHFFKRMNGKIYITSIFLVFLVIGSTDVLFAVDSIPAIIGVIKEGATNILTSSEEDFLAVTSNVFAVMGLVSLFFALKGIMGMFRYLKTGVSFILFFIGMKMLLGSVHVVEEFFKSHSWVSLLVIILTLLISVLLSIIIKEKEEIEDLKEEIEQIKHDD is encoded by the coding sequence ATGAGCACTCAAATGATTTTTTGGGCAGCCTTTGTCATATTGTTTTTTATAGTTTTTTTCATTGATATGTATGCTACCGGACATCGCAAAGGCGATCTTACCGTTGGCATTGCACTACGATGGACTGCCCTCTGGATTTCCATTGCCTTGCTCTATGGGCTGGCAATATTTCTGTTTTTCCCTCAAAACTCTGAAAGCACTGTACGAACAGGCTCTGTGATGATGTTTAAATTTATTTCAGGTTATCTTACCGAGTATTCCCTTTCGGTTGACAACCTTTTTGTGTTTATCATGATTTTTTCATTGATGGGCGTACATGAAAATAACCAACCTAAGCTGCTTAAGCTCGGTATTTTACTTTCCATTGTATTGCGTATCCTTTTTATCCTCGCCGGAATGGAACTGGTACAGCGTTTTAGTTGGATTATTTACATTTTTGGTATTATTCTGTTGTGGACTGCTTATAAAATGGCTTTCACCAGTGGGGATGATCATGTAGATCCCCAGTCCAACATTCTGTACAAAACAGCTTCGAAACTTTTTCCGCTGGATCCTGACCCGCATGCCTCTCATTTTTTCAAAAGAATGAATGGGAAAATATACATTACCAGTATTTTTCTTGTTTTCCTTGTAATTGGTTCTACCGATGTTTTGTTTGCCGTTGACTCTATCCCTGCCATTATTGGTGTGATAAAGGAAGGAGCAACAAATATTCTTACCTCTTCGGAGGAAGATTTCCTCGCTGTAACTTCCAATGTTTTTGCCGTGATGGGATTGGTTTCCCTGTTTTTTGCGCTCAAAGGCATCATGGGCATGTTCCGTTACCTGAAAACTGGTGTTAGCTTTATCCTGTTTTTTATTGGTATGAAAATGCTTCTTGGATCCGTTCATGTGGTTGAAGAATTTTTCAAATCCCATTCCTGGGTATCATTACTGGTAATTATCTTAACCCTTCTGATTTCCGTTTTACTTTCCATAATCATTAAAGAAAAGGAAGAGATAGAAGATCTGAAAGAAGAAATCGAACAAATAAAACACGATGATTAA
- a CDS encoding sodium ion-translocating decarboxylase subunit beta — MNINDLLPALLTISWQQFLMIAVGSILIYLAIAKEYEPNLLLPMGFGAIMVNIPFSSACGPDGALTVFFNAGIQNEVFPLLIFIAIGAMIDFSPLFKSPFLLLFGAAAQFGIFFTMCAATLMGFDLKEAASIGIIGAADGPTSIFVASKFAPSLLGPISVAAYSYMALVPIIQPPVVRMLTSRKERLIRMESHAKSVSKTALILFPIIVTVFAGLVAPSSLALIGFLMFGNLIRECGVLNKLSLSAQNELSSLVTILLGISIASTMTADRFVNLSTLMIIGLGLIAFIFDTFGGVMFAKLINVFMPQSKKINPMVGACGISAFPMSARVIHNMGQKEDKFNFLLMHAVSANVGGQIGSVIAGGLILSLVPLF; from the coding sequence ATGAATATAAATGATTTATTACCTGCACTGCTGACGATATCGTGGCAGCAGTTTTTAATGATTGCAGTAGGAAGTATTTTGATTTATCTTGCTATTGCAAAAGAATATGAACCCAATCTTTTGCTCCCGATGGGATTTGGAGCCATTATGGTGAATATTCCTTTTTCTTCGGCTTGCGGACCCGACGGTGCTTTAACGGTATTTTTTAATGCCGGTATCCAAAATGAGGTATTTCCATTGCTGATATTCATTGCCATAGGTGCAATGATTGATTTTTCACCTTTGTTTAAAAGTCCCTTCCTGCTGCTTTTCGGAGCAGCTGCACAGTTTGGTATTTTCTTTACCATGTGCGCTGCTACTTTGATGGGTTTCGACCTGAAAGAAGCAGCATCTATCGGAATTATCGGCGCTGCCGATGGCCCAACCTCCATTTTTGTTGCTAGTAAGTTTGCCCCGAGTTTACTGGGACCTATTTCGGTGGCAGCGTACTCCTACATGGCTCTTGTCCCCATCATTCAGCCCCCTGTAGTCAGGATGCTTACTTCCAGAAAGGAACGCCTCATTCGTATGGAAAGCCATGCTAAAAGTGTTTCCAAAACAGCACTTATCCTTTTCCCGATTATTGTAACAGTATTTGCGGGTCTTGTAGCTCCTTCTTCGCTGGCACTTATTGGCTTCCTGATGTTTGGAAATCTTATCCGTGAATGTGGTGTACTGAACAAGCTTTCGCTATCGGCACAGAATGAACTGTCGAGCTTAGTTACCATTTTATTAGGTATCAGTATTGCCAGCACCATGACTGCCGATCGTTTTGTAAACCTGAGCACCCTGATGATTATCGGGCTGGGTTTGATTGCCTTTATTTTTGATACTTTTGGTGGTGTGATGTTTGCTAAACTTATCAATGTGTTTATGCCCCAGAGTAAGAAAATCAATCCGATGGTTGGTGCATGCGGTATTTCTGCTTTCCCGATGTCGGCACGTGTAATACACAACATGGGACAAAAAGAAGACAAGTTCAACTTCCTGCTGATGCATGCCGTAAGTGCCAACGTTGGTGGACAGATTGGCTCGGTAATTGCCGGGGGCTTGATACTTTCCCTGGTTCCGTTATTTTAA
- the udk gene encoding uridine kinase: MLIIGIAGGSGSGKSTVVKQIIKRLPKDAVTIIPQDAYYKDNGHLSPEEKKKINFDHPSSIEFNLLLNHLRLLKEGQHVEMPIYSYVTCARAKETITIYPKKVIIVEGILILSNPRLRKVLDIKAFVDADPDDRLIRIIQRDTLERGRDYKQVLDHYEKWVKPMHLLFIEPTKRYADIIVPQGGSNHVAIDILTTRIMANL, from the coding sequence ATGCTTATCATTGGTATAGCTGGGGGTTCGGGTTCGGGAAAATCAACTGTTGTAAAACAAATAATTAAACGATTGCCAAAGGATGCAGTAACGATTATACCACAGGATGCATATTATAAAGATAACGGACATCTTTCACCTGAAGAAAAAAAGAAGATCAATTTCGATCACCCTTCATCAATAGAATTTAATCTTTTGCTGAATCACCTCAGGCTACTCAAAGAAGGTCAACATGTAGAAATGCCTATTTATTCGTATGTTACGTGCGCTCGGGCTAAGGAAACAATTACCATTTACCCGAAAAAAGTTATAATAGTTGAAGGTATTCTTATTTTATCTAATCCAAGATTACGTAAAGTGCTTGATATTAAGGCATTTGTAGATGCCGATCCCGACGACAGGCTGATTCGAATCATTCAACGCGACACCCTCGAACGTGGAAGAGACTACAAGCAAGTGCTTGACCATTACGAAAAATGGGTAAAACCCATGCACCTTTTATTTATCGAACCTACCAAACGTTATGCAGATATTATTGTCCCGCAGGGAGGTTCAAATCATGTTGCGATTGATATTCTTACCACAAGAATTATGGCTAACCTGTAA
- a CDS encoding permease-like cell division protein FtsX, whose product MVKFKFNEEKYNLRRLKTAYVTTVISITLVLFMLGLLGLIVFHARKLSDYVKENIGFTLIIKDNVREATIIELQKQLDLKQYVKTTEYITREQAAEQLTKELGEDFIGFLGYNPLLPSIDVRLKAEYANNDSISVIEKQILANPYVKEVFYQKSLVDLINKNLNRISVVILGFSIVLLLIAALLINNTIRLSVYAKRFLIKSMMLVGATRYFIRKPFVLKGIFQGLIGACIAIILLFIILLVAIQKLPEVVNFSQLDAYLSIFGSIIVLGVVFSWASTFFAVRKYLRMKTDDLYM is encoded by the coding sequence ATGGTAAAGTTTAAATTCAACGAAGAAAAATACAACCTGCGAAGGCTGAAAACGGCTTATGTTACTACCGTAATAAGTATTACTCTGGTACTTTTTATGTTGGGATTGTTGGGGCTTATCGTTTTTCATGCCCGCAAATTATCAGATTATGTAAAAGAAAATATAGGTTTTACTCTCATTATCAAAGATAATGTACGTGAAGCAACTATTATTGAATTACAGAAGCAACTCGACCTGAAACAGTATGTTAAAACAACCGAATATATTACCCGTGAACAGGCAGCCGAGCAACTTACCAAAGAACTGGGCGAAGACTTTATCGGATTTCTCGGGTACAACCCCTTGTTGCCCTCCATTGATGTAAGGCTGAAAGCCGAATATGCAAACAATGACAGTATTTCCGTAATTGAAAAACAAATACTTGCCAATCCATATGTAAAAGAAGTATTTTACCAAAAATCTTTGGTTGATCTTATCAATAAGAATCTTAACCGAATAAGTGTCGTTATTCTCGGATTCAGCATAGTACTTTTGCTAATTGCCGCTTTGCTCATTAATAATACCATACGATTGTCGGTTTATGCAAAACGTTTTCTCATAAAAAGTATGATGCTTGTGGGTGCAACGCGGTATTTTATCCGCAAGCCCTTTGTTTTGAAAGGCATATTCCAGGGACTTATAGGAGCATGTATAGCTATAATACTATTATTCATCATTTTATTGGTAGCAATTCAAAAACTCCCCGAAGTAGTAAATTTCAGCCAGCTTGATGCATACCTGAGTATTTTTGGAAGCATCATTGTACTGGGAGTCGTTTTTTCATGGGCATCCACTTTTTTTGCCGTCAGAAAATATTTAAGGATGAAGACAGATGATTTATATATGTAA
- a CDS encoding DUF3098 domain-containing protein yields MIKDKKKAGVAGAKYSEEEKTDLFAFGKENYKLLLLGLACIVIGFILMVGGGSDSPDIFNDSMFGFRRMTLAPLLILAGYAIEIFAIMKKTKE; encoded by the coding sequence ATGATAAAAGATAAGAAAAAAGCAGGTGTTGCCGGGGCAAAGTACTCTGAAGAAGAAAAAACCGATCTATTTGCATTTGGTAAAGAAAACTACAAACTGCTATTGTTGGGTTTAGCCTGCATCGTTATTGGTTTTATTCTGATGGTTGGCGGTGGGTCCGATTCACCTGATATTTTTAACGATTCCATGTTTGGTTTTCGCAGGATGACGTTGGCGCCATTATTGATACTTGCCGGGTATGCCATTGAAATATTTGCCATCATGAAAAAAACCAAAGAGTAA
- a CDS encoding undecaprenyl-diphosphate phosphatase: protein MTFLQAIIIAIVEGITEFLPISSTGHMIITESILGMDIDDFAKAFTVNIQFGAILSVIILYWKRFFQSMKFYYKLFIAFLPAAIIGYELGDFIDDMLDEVWIVAVSLLLGGIILLFVDKWFKKTSENQEITYPTALKIGFFQCIAMIPGVSRSAATIIGGMASKLSRKNAAEFSFFLAVPTMFAASAYKLTENYKTITSDKLDILILGNFVAFVVAMLAIKFFISFLTKYGFKLFGWYRIVVGMAILILWGLGIELTIR, encoded by the coding sequence ATGACATTTCTGCAAGCCATTATCATTGCAATAGTAGAAGGTATTACTGAATTTTTGCCAATTTCCTCTACCGGACACATGATTATTACCGAGAGCATACTCGGAATGGATATTGACGATTTTGCCAAAGCCTTTACCGTAAATATCCAGTTTGGTGCAATTTTATCCGTAATCATACTCTATTGGAAACGTTTTTTCCAGAGTATGAAATTTTACTATAAATTATTTATTGCTTTTTTACCTGCAGCAATTATTGGATATGAATTAGGTGATTTTATTGATGATATGCTAGATGAAGTATGGATAGTAGCTGTTTCTCTTTTACTTGGCGGTATTATTCTTCTTTTTGTAGATAAATGGTTTAAAAAAACTTCCGAAAACCAGGAGATAACCTATCCTACTGCCTTAAAAATCGGTTTTTTCCAGTGTATTGCCATGATTCCTGGAGTATCCCGCTCGGCGGCTACCATTATTGGCGGTATGGCTTCAAAACTATCGCGAAAAAATGCAGCCGAATTTTCCTTCTTCCTTGCCGTACCCACTATGTTTGCAGCATCTGCCTATAAACTTACCGAAAATTATAAAACCATCACTTCTGATAAACTCGACATTCTTATTCTGGGCAATTTTGTGGCATTTGTCGTAGCCATGCTCGCAATAAAATTTTTTATTTCTTTCCTTACCAAATATGGTTTTAAACTATTCGGCTGGTACCGTATTGTTGTTGGCATGGCAATATTAATTCTCTGGGGATTGGGCATTGAACTTACTATCCGCTGA
- the truB gene encoding tRNA pseudouridine(55) synthase TruB, with product MTYDFISGEVLFFDKPYGWSSFDVVNKVRNFIRRELGIEKLKIGHAGTLDPLATGLLILCTGAFTKRIEEFQAKEKEYTGTFILGATTPSFDLEKPIDLTFPIHHIRPEDIRQTAQFFTGTFEQVPPVFSAVKISGKRAYKYARQQEEVIIQPKTVTISKFEITRIALPEVDFSVVCSKGTYIRALARDFGTTLQSGAHLTALRRTRIGNFNISQACEIEAWKEKILYNT from the coding sequence ATGACTTACGATTTTATTTCCGGAGAAGTTCTCTTTTTTGATAAACCTTACGGATGGTCGTCGTTCGACGTGGTTAATAAAGTACGCAACTTTATCCGTCGCGAATTAGGCATCGAAAAACTCAAGATAGGACATGCCGGAACCCTCGATCCACTTGCTACTGGTTTGTTGATTTTGTGTACAGGCGCTTTTACAAAACGGATTGAAGAGTTTCAGGCAAAAGAAAAAGAATATACAGGTACTTTTATCCTGGGAGCCACCACACCCTCTTTCGACCTCGAAAAACCCATTGACCTGACATTTCCTATCCACCACATTCGACCGGAAGACATACGGCAGACTGCACAATTCTTTACAGGCACTTTTGAACAGGTTCCACCTGTATTTTCAGCCGTAAAAATCAGTGGTAAACGAGCCTATAAATATGCAAGGCAGCAGGAAGAAGTAATAATACAGCCTAAGACAGTTACTATCAGTAAATTTGAAATTACACGTATTGCTCTTCCGGAAGTTGACTTTTCGGTTGTGTGTAGCAAAGGAACCTATATACGTGCCCTTGCACGTGACTTTGGTACGACTCTGCAAAGCGGAGCCCACTTAACGGCGTTGCGCCGGACACGTATCGGAAACTTCAATATTTCACAAGCTTGTGAAATAGAAGCATGGAAAGAAAAAATACTCTATAATACATAA
- the queA gene encoding tRNA preQ1(34) S-adenosylmethionine ribosyltransferase-isomerase QueA has translation MKLSEFRYHLPQELVAMYPAANRDESRLIVLNRKEQTIEHKTFKDILNYFSEGDVMIINNTRVFPALLTGEKEKTGAKITVFLLRELNADARLWDVLVDPARKIRIGNKLYFGDDQLVAEVIDNTTSRGRTLRFLFDGNYEDFKKTIQVLGKTPIPEEIQRLRAIEPEDENRYQTIFARHEGAVAAPSAGLHFSREIMKRLELQGVNFAEVTLHAGLGNFRSIDVEDLTKHKMDSEEALIEEDTVKIVNLAKENKRKVCAVGTTTSKAIESSVTISGRLKPFQGWTNKFIFPPYDFSIANCMITNLHLPLSSTLMHVAAFAGFDFLMKAYREAIDQKYRFFTYGDAMLIL, from the coding sequence ATGAAACTATCTGAATTCAGGTATCACCTGCCTCAGGAACTGGTAGCCATGTATCCTGCTGCCAACCGCGACGAATCGCGTCTGATAGTGCTCAATCGTAAAGAACAAACCATTGAACACAAAACTTTTAAAGATATTCTGAATTATTTTAGCGAAGGTGATGTAATGATTATTAATAATACCCGCGTTTTTCCTGCTTTACTTACCGGGGAAAAAGAAAAAACCGGAGCTAAAATCACAGTTTTCCTGCTCAGGGAACTGAATGCAGATGCAAGATTGTGGGATGTTTTGGTAGATCCTGCCCGTAAAATCCGCATCGGAAATAAATTGTATTTTGGGGACGACCAGTTGGTTGCCGAAGTTATTGACAATACGACTTCGCGCGGAAGAACCCTGCGTTTTTTGTTCGATGGCAATTATGAAGACTTTAAAAAAACCATACAGGTATTGGGAAAAACACCCATACCGGAAGAAATCCAACGACTTAGGGCAATCGAACCGGAAGATGAAAACCGGTATCAAACCATTTTTGCCCGTCATGAGGGAGCTGTTGCTGCTCCGTCAGCCGGATTGCATTTTAGCCGCGAAATAATGAAACGCCTCGAACTGCAGGGAGTTAATTTTGCAGAAGTTACATTACATGCAGGGTTGGGTAATTTCAGAAGTATTGATGTGGAAGATCTTACCAAACACAAAATGGATTCGGAAGAAGCCCTTATTGAAGAAGATACTGTGAAGATTGTTAATCTTGCCAAAGAAAATAAACGCAAAGTGTGTGCAGTGGGAACAACTACCAGCAAGGCGATAGAATCGTCGGTTACCATTAGCGGCAGGCTTAAACCTTTCCAGGGATGGACGAATAAATTTATTTTCCCACCTTACGATTTTAGTATAGCTAACTGCATGATTACTAATTTACATCTTCCTCTTTCATCCACCTTGATGCATGTTGCTGCTTTTGCCGGATTCGACTTTCTGATGAAGGCTTATCGCGAAGCCATTGACCAGAAATACAGATTTTTTACATATGGCGATGCCATGCTGATATTGTAA
- a CDS encoding 2-C-methyl-D-erythritol 4-phosphate cytidylyltransferase produces METEVPKQFLLLNGKPVLMHTFEVFYRFSSTISFVLVLPDNEIALWKQLCMDYSFTIPHYIVTGGDTRFQSVKNGLSLIKEECIVAVHDGVRPLTSIATIEKAFAKAELHGNAVPVIPVNESLREMIGQKSAPADRSRFFIVQTPQCFRISLLKEAYKQTYQEGFTDDATVVEALGETIHLTEGNFENIKITYPTDLKIAWGLIGK; encoded by the coding sequence ATGGAAACAGAAGTGCCCAAACAGTTTCTTTTGCTCAATGGGAAACCGGTGCTGATGCATACTTTTGAGGTTTTTTACCGTTTCAGTTCTACGATTTCTTTTGTCCTGGTATTGCCGGATAATGAAATAGCCCTTTGGAAACAGCTTTGCATGGATTATTCCTTTACTATTCCACATTATATCGTTACTGGCGGAGATACCCGTTTTCAATCGGTGAAAAACGGGCTTTCGCTGATAAAGGAAGAATGTATTGTAGCCGTACACGACGGAGTACGCCCATTAACGAGTATTGCTACCATAGAAAAGGCTTTTGCGAAAGCCGAATTACACGGAAATGCGGTACCGGTAATTCCGGTGAACGAGTCGTTGCGTGAAATGATAGGGCAAAAGAGTGCCCCTGCCGACAGGAGCCGTTTTTTTATTGTGCAAACACCCCAGTGTTTTCGGATTTCGCTTCTTAAGGAAGCTTACAAACAGACTTACCAGGAAGGGTTTACTGATGATGCCACCGTGGTGGAGGCTTTAGGCGAAACCATACATCTTACCGAAGGAAATTTTGAGAACATCAAAATTACGTACCCAACAGACTTAAAGATTGCCTGGGGATTGATAGGGAAATAG